Proteins encoded within one genomic window of Panacibacter microcysteis:
- a CDS encoding HNH endonuclease: MKEIKPLQFLRTIKTGKGLIKLIISLRSIRRVNKVKDVKRSALTKKQRQLILEKTDCRCHICGIELELKNFHADHVKPQITGGIHAENNYLPSCASCNNLRWHYSSEEIQLILKMGRWMKTKLLDESEESLFIANAFMKHDMQLRKKRKTNKTE; the protein is encoded by the coding sequence ATGAAAGAAATAAAACCGCTTCAATTCTTACGCACAATAAAAACTGGCAAAGGCTTAATCAAATTGATCATTAGTTTAAGAAGCATTCGCCGTGTTAATAAGGTAAAAGATGTTAAACGTTCAGCGCTAACAAAAAAGCAAAGACAATTAATTCTTGAAAAAACGGATTGCCGTTGCCATATATGTGGGATAGAGTTGGAGTTAAAAAACTTTCATGCAGACCATGTTAAGCCTCAAATAACAGGTGGTATTCATGCAGAAAATAATTATTTACCAAGTTGTGCGTCATGCAATAACCTGAGGTGGCATTACAGCTCTGAAGAAATACAATTGATCCTAAAAATGGGCAGATGGATGAAAACAAAATTGCTGGATGAATCTGAAGAAAGTTTATTCATTGCAAATGCATTCATGAAGCATGATATGCAACTACGGAAAAAGCGAAAAACCAATAAAACTGAATAA
- a CDS encoding HsdR family type I site-specific deoxyribonuclease produces MTEYKTIAESNNFIVLDKYTKYAVLNEAPAVYQTEAALEKEFIQDLVNQGYEYPKNLNTLEAMLANVRMQLQSLNYMEFSDAEWSRFVEEYLDKPSDNLVEKTRKIHDNYIYDFVFDDGHIQNIYLVDKKNITRNKIQVISQFEQKGTHANRYDVTILVNGLPLVQVELKKRGVAIREAFNQVHRYSKESFNSKNSLFKYIQIFVISNGTDSRYFANTVERNKNSFDFTMNWAKADNTLIKDLKDFTTTFFEKRVLLNVLLTYSVFDTSDTLLIMRPYQIAATERMLWKIESSFQTKNWSKPESGGYIWHTTGSGKTLTSFKAARLATQLEFIDKVFFVVDRKDLDYQTMKEYQRFSPDSVNGSESTAGLKRNIEKDDNKIIVTTIQKLNNLMKTEGDLAIYQKQVVFIFDECHRSQFGEAQKNLNKKFKKFYQFGFTGTPIFVQNALGAETTASVFGRELHSYVITDAIRDEKVLKFKVDYNDVRPQFKSIETEIDEKKLSAAENKKALLHPERIKEISQYILQNFRIKTHRNQGSNKGFNAMFAVSSVDAAKCYYEELNTLQKNSDKPLKIATIFSFAANEEQSAIGEIVDETFEPSAMDVTAKEFLTKAINDYNAMFRTSYGVDSNEFQNYYRDLAKRVKNKEIDLIIVVGMFLTGFDAPTLNTLFVDKNLRYHGLIQAFSRTNRIYDATKTFGNVVTFRDLEQATIDAITLFGDSNTKNVVLEKSYKEYLEGFTDIVTGEARRGYIEVVKELNERFPKPDEIVTEKDKKEFAKLFGEYLRIENILQNYDEFNHLKALKEIDINDAEAVEAFKETYFVTDEDIAAMQNIELLKERTVQDYRSTYNDIRDWLRREKFGKQSEESTIDWDDVVFEVDLLKSQEINLDYILELIFEHNKKKKDKATLIEEIRRVIRASVGNRAKETLVVDFINETDLDKLQDKANVIDSFFTYAQTKQKAEATELINEENLNEEAAKRYIATSLKREYASENGTELNALLPKMSPLNPKYLTKKKTVFQKLVSFVEKFKGVGGQL; encoded by the coding sequence ATGACAGAGTATAAAACCATAGCAGAATCAAACAATTTTATAGTACTAGATAAGTACACTAAATATGCTGTTTTAAACGAAGCACCTGCTGTTTATCAAACAGAGGCAGCACTGGAAAAGGAATTTATTCAAGACCTAGTCAACCAAGGTTATGAATATCCAAAAAACCTAAATACGCTTGAAGCGATGTTAGCGAATGTAAGAATGCAATTGCAATCGCTTAATTACATGGAATTTTCTGATGCAGAATGGTCTCGTTTTGTGGAAGAATATTTGGATAAGCCAAGCGATAACCTTGTTGAGAAAACCAGAAAAATACATGACAACTATATTTACGATTTTGTTTTTGATGATGGGCATATCCAAAACATTTACTTGGTTGACAAAAAGAATATCACACGAAATAAAATACAAGTAATTTCTCAATTTGAGCAGAAAGGCACTCATGCCAATCGTTATGATGTAACCATTTTAGTAAACGGTTTGCCATTAGTTCAGGTTGAATTAAAAAAACGAGGAGTTGCTATTCGTGAAGCATTTAATCAAGTTCATAGATACTCAAAAGAAAGTTTTAACAGTAAAAATTCATTATTTAAATACATTCAGATTTTTGTCATTTCAAACGGTACAGACAGCCGATATTTTGCCAACACGGTTGAGCGAAACAAAAACAGTTTTGACTTTACCATGAATTGGGCAAAGGCAGACAATACGCTCATTAAAGACCTGAAAGATTTTACGACAACATTTTTTGAAAAAAGAGTATTGTTAAATGTGTTGCTCACCTATTCGGTTTTTGACACAAGTGATACTCTTTTAATTATGCGACCATATCAAATTGCAGCGACCGAAAGAATGTTGTGGAAAATTGAAAGTTCTTTTCAAACTAAAAATTGGTCGAAACCTGAGAGTGGCGGATATATTTGGCATACAACAGGTTCGGGTAAAACACTTACAAGTTTCAAAGCAGCACGGTTAGCTACGCAATTGGAGTTTATTGATAAAGTATTTTTTGTAGTTGACCGTAAAGATTTAGACTATCAAACTATGAAGGAATATCAGCGATTCTCTCCTGATAGTGTGAATGGTTCAGAAAGTACAGCGGGTTTAAAACGAAATATTGAAAAGGACGACAACAAGATAATTGTAACTACAATACAAAAACTAAACAACCTCATGAAGACTGAGGGTGATTTAGCTATTTATCAAAAGCAAGTTGTTTTCATCTTTGACGAATGCCACCGTTCTCAGTTTGGTGAAGCACAAAAGAACCTAAATAAGAAGTTTAAAAAGTTCTATCAGTTTGGATTTACAGGAACACCAATATTCGTTCAAAATGCTTTAGGTGCTGAAACTACGGCAAGTGTTTTCGGTCGTGAATTGCATTCATATGTAATTACCGATGCAATTAGAGATGAAAAAGTACTGAAATTCAAAGTTGATTATAATGATGTTAGACCTCAGTTTAAGAGTATTGAAACTGAAATAGATGAGAAAAAATTAAGTGCAGCAGAAAACAAAAAAGCTTTACTTCATCCAGAACGTATCAAAGAAATATCTCAATACATTTTACAGAATTTCAGGATAAAAACCCACAGAAATCAAGGAAGCAACAAGGGCTTTAATGCCATGTTTGCCGTAAGCAGTGTTGATGCCGCCAAATGTTATTATGAAGAATTAAACACCCTTCAAAAAAACAGCGACAAGCCTTTAAAGATTGCTACAATCTTCTCTTTTGCCGCAAACGAAGAACAAAGTGCAATTGGTGAAATTGTTGACGAGACTTTTGAGCCTTCTGCAATGGATGTTACAGCCAAAGAGTTTTTAACCAAAGCTATCAATGACTATAACGCAATGTTCAGAACCAGTTATGGTGTTGACAGTAATGAGTTTCAGAATTATTATCGTGACCTTGCCAAACGTGTAAAGAACAAAGAGATTGACTTAATTATTGTAGTCGGAATGTTCTTAACTGGCTTTGATGCTCCAACACTCAATACATTGTTTGTTGACAAGAATTTGCGTTATCATGGTTTAATACAAGCTTTTTCAAGAACAAACCGAATTTATGATGCCACAAAAACGTTTGGCAATGTTGTTACATTCAGAGATTTAGAACAAGCAACCATTGATGCCATTACTCTGTTTGGAGATAGTAATACCAAGAATGTGGTTCTTGAAAAAAGCTACAAAGAATATTTAGAGGGCTTTACAGATATTGTTACTGGTGAAGCAAGAAGGGGTTACATTGAAGTGGTTAAAGAATTAAATGAGAGGTTCCCGAAGCCTGATGAAATTGTTACAGAAAAAGATAAGAAAGAGTTTGCCAAGCTATTTGGCGAATACTTGCGTATAGAAAACATACTGCAGAATTACGATGAGTTCAACCATCTAAAGGCGTTAAAAGAAATAGATATAAACGATGCCGAAGCTGTTGAAGCATTTAAAGAGACATACTTTGTAACAGATGAAGACATTGCAGCAATGCAAAATATTGAATTGCTGAAAGAAAGAACTGTACAGGATTACCGTTCTACTTATAATGATATACGTGACTGGCTAAGACGTGAGAAATTTGGAAAGCAATCAGAAGAATCAACAATTGATTGGGATGATGTAGTGTTTGAAGTGGACTTATTAAAGTCGCAAGAAATAAACCTGGATTACATACTTGAATTGATTTTTGAGCATAACAAAAAGAAAAAAGATAAAGCTACCCTGATTGAAGAAATACGACGGGTTATACGTGCAAGTGTGGGCAATAGGGCAAAAGAGACTTTGGTTGTCGATTTTATTAATGAGACAGACCTTGATAAACTGCAAGACAAAGCAAATGTTATTGACTCATTCTTTACATATGCTCAAACCAAACAGAAAGCGGAGGCAACAGAATTAATTAATGAAGAAAACTTAAATGAAGAAGCTGCCAAGCGATATATAGCAACCTCTTTAAAACGTGAATATGCCAGTGAAAACGGAACAGAACTCAATGCACTTTTGCCGAAAATGAGTCCTTTGAACCCTAAGTATTTGACAAAAAAGAAGACTGTCTTCCAAAAACTTGTGTCGTTTGTTGAGAAGTTTAAGGGTGTTGGTGGACAGTTATAG
- a CDS encoding restriction endonuclease FokI C-terminal domain-containing protein: MHWKISRPYWATEEIVIKHTLYKTNQLMIDNNTQQQLKNIWNDYLKTENRVVDTKGRPYDDIDKSRKKAIIEIRQMIDAFLQGRLELRDFKTNLDSYNKQHNYWGFTAAKGQMFFNLLTRSSAGDMPNLVNLLKKVLAEPDSLEDALQKMTLIFNYAGAYKQTATDKRLVANPMSSAYFLSYFWQIHNPEKWPVMYSSIIISFEKLGIWQSHATSYDNYRFFYGLNEEIKRIISQHAGQPVTNWDIEHALWYFAGTVTVNSKQLKPKRMRTAQAEQTVIEEPVLVEAPALEAGFALSDYLIPRIARLVELGASADKSGSAKGHEFERMVGETFAQLDFDVETLGQGMGREPDAILKYPAEHIAFIVDAKAYTNGYALGTDDRAIREYINYYCPRLKAAGYTRIGFIIVSNAFRSDMKEFVNEITWTTDVKRFLLLTSEALLHLVAYKTKDKIPVTQIVEKLISFDKIITKEMIIEEFGDY, translated from the coding sequence GTGCATTGGAAAATTTCAAGACCATATTGGGCAACTGAAGAAATAGTTATCAAACACACCCTTTATAAAACGAACCAGCTTATGATTGACAATAACACGCAACAGCAGTTAAAGAATATCTGGAATGATTATTTAAAAACGGAAAACCGCGTAGTAGATACAAAAGGTAGACCATACGATGATATTGACAAGAGCCGTAAGAAAGCAATTATTGAGATCAGGCAGATGATTGATGCTTTTTTGCAGGGAAGATTGGAGCTACGCGATTTTAAAACCAATCTAGACAGCTATAATAAGCAACACAACTATTGGGGGTTTACTGCTGCCAAAGGTCAGATGTTCTTTAATCTTTTAACGAGATCAAGTGCAGGAGATATGCCTAACCTGGTAAACCTGTTAAAGAAAGTGTTGGCTGAACCCGATTCGCTGGAAGATGCACTGCAAAAAATGACATTGATCTTTAACTATGCAGGCGCATACAAACAAACTGCAACAGACAAAAGGCTGGTGGCAAACCCAATGTCGTCAGCATACTTTCTTTCTTATTTCTGGCAGATACATAACCCGGAAAAGTGGCCGGTAATGTATAGTTCTATCATCATTTCTTTTGAAAAGCTAGGTATATGGCAGTCACATGCCACTTCTTACGATAACTATCGTTTTTTCTATGGGTTAAATGAAGAAATTAAAAGGATTATATCCCAACATGCCGGCCAGCCTGTTACCAACTGGGACATTGAGCATGCATTGTGGTATTTTGCAGGTACGGTGACGGTAAATTCGAAACAGCTTAAGCCCAAACGAATGCGTACTGCGCAGGCAGAACAGACTGTTATCGAAGAGCCTGTTTTGGTGGAAGCACCGGCATTGGAAGCCGGGTTTGCGTTAAGTGATTATCTTATTCCAAGAATTGCAAGACTTGTGGAGTTGGGAGCGTCTGCCGATAAATCTGGTTCAGCAAAAGGTCATGAGTTCGAAAGAATGGTTGGCGAAACATTTGCGCAGCTAGATTTTGACGTGGAAACATTGGGGCAGGGAATGGGCAGAGAGCCAGACGCTATACTTAAATATCCGGCAGAGCATATAGCCTTCATTGTGGATGCGAAAGCTTATACAAATGGTTATGCGTTGGGAACAGACGACAGGGCAATAAGGGAGTATATCAATTACTATTGTCCACGGCTAAAGGCTGCGGGTTATACCAGGATAGGGTTTATCATTGTTTCCAACGCTTTCAGATCTGACATGAAAGAGTTTGTGAATGAAATAACATGGACAACCGATGTAAAGCGTTTTTTATTGTTAACATCAGAAGCATTGCTTCACCTCGTAGCATATAAAACAAAAGATAAAATTCCAGTTACACAGATTGTGGAAAAGCTAATTTCATTTGATAAGATTATTACAAAAGAGATGATCATAGAAGAGTTTGGCGATTATTAG
- a CDS encoding DUF3606 domain-containing protein, translating into MSDNKEQTNQQDRIRVDANDSSEVEYLHQQYPSLTHRQVLDAIRAAGPLRKDIVAYLDKQQ; encoded by the coding sequence ATGTCAGACAATAAAGAGCAGACAAACCAGCAGGACAGGATCCGCGTAGATGCAAATGATTCCTCAGAAGTGGAATATCTTCACCAGCAATACCCGTCTTTAACGCACCGGCAGGTGCTCGATGCCATCAGGGCAGCAGGGCCTTTGCGTAAAGATATTGTGGCCTACCTTGATAAACAGCAATAG
- a CDS encoding MFS transporter, with protein sequence MKAMALNTHSRLRYVTFFYLYLMQGIPSGFALTAIANYLVGKHVAPQTVGTFIAIVGIPWIIQFIWGPLIDRYQYSVIGHRKQWVVLTQCMATVASLGLLYVSVPEQQIGLMTAAFFVHSLFASVQDASVDAIAISVVPVAERGRVNAFMRGGYLVGISLGAAGLSAVLHTYGFHTAVLLQTATLLVFTVCTFFTKLDEDDRLMPAFFHRNQAPPKPAGKNPPAKYLFRKLFRGILRKESLQQFGVIAGVYVCFSIFIRSYTYHIIHVLGWADQSVSVLQGSWGSLLTFVVIIGGGAVSDRIGAKKLQQRVMWGVAVFLLLLNGLSAWWGTHALTSAGLVLWNFADPLFSVASFPVLMSMCDHEVEGSQFTAYMAIINFCDVAGSYVTGWALTIFPAPAIGFTCGVVMLLLITGFRRLRTVNHLPVKQV encoded by the coding sequence ATGAAAGCAATGGCGCTGAATACGCATTCCCGTTTAAGATACGTTACCTTTTTTTACCTGTACCTTATGCAGGGCATTCCATCGGGGTTTGCGCTTACGGCGATTGCCAATTACCTCGTGGGCAAACATGTAGCGCCGCAAACCGTGGGTACTTTTATTGCCATTGTTGGTATTCCATGGATCATACAGTTTATCTGGGGTCCGCTCATCGACCGCTATCAATATTCCGTCATTGGTCACCGCAAACAATGGGTGGTGCTTACGCAATGTATGGCCACGGTGGCATCGCTGGGGCTGCTGTATGTGTCGGTGCCCGAGCAGCAGATCGGGCTTATGACAGCCGCTTTTTTTGTGCATAGCCTTTTCGCGTCTGTGCAGGATGCAAGCGTTGATGCCATCGCCATATCGGTGGTACCGGTGGCAGAGCGTGGGCGTGTAAATGCTTTTATGCGCGGTGGTTACCTGGTAGGTATTTCACTGGGAGCAGCGGGCTTATCTGCTGTGCTGCATACGTACGGTTTTCATACGGCGGTATTATTGCAAACCGCTACACTGCTGGTGTTTACCGTGTGCACCTTTTTTACCAAACTGGATGAAGACGACCGGCTGATGCCGGCTTTCTTCCACCGCAATCAAGCACCACCCAAACCCGCAGGTAAGAATCCGCCGGCGAAATATTTATTCAGGAAACTGTTCAGGGGTATACTACGCAAAGAAAGCCTGCAGCAGTTTGGCGTAATAGCAGGCGTGTATGTTTGTTTCAGCATTTTCATACGGTCTTATACTTATCATATCATCCATGTGCTGGGCTGGGCAGATCAGTCAGTGTCTGTGCTGCAGGGTAGCTGGGGCAGCCTGCTGACGTTCGTGGTAATCATTGGCGGCGGTGCTGTGTCTGACCGTATCGGCGCAAAGAAGTTACAGCAAAGGGTAATGTGGGGCGTGGCAGTGTTCCTCTTGTTGCTCAACGGCCTATCCGCGTGGTGGGGCACACATGCGCTTACCAGTGCCGGGCTGGTGTTGTGGAATTTTGCCGACCCGTTGTTCAGTGTGGCATCATTCCCCGTGCTCATGTCTATGTGCGACCATGAAGTGGAGGGCTCGCAGTTTACGGCTTATATGGCCATCATCAATTTTTGCGATGTGGCGGGCTCTTATGTTACAGGCTGGGCACTCACCATTTTTCCTGCACCGGCAATTGGTTTTACCTGTGGTGTGGTCATGTTATTACTCATTACAGGTTTTCGCAGGTTGCGTACCGTTAATCATCTACCGGTAAAGCAGGTATAA
- a CDS encoding restriction endonuclease subunit S, which produces MNYLDKILGGVEVEWKELGEVVHFINAKPHEKLVDPNGDVALMTSRFISTEGKLARYVKSENVLSPALKNDVAMVMSDLPNGKALAKTFFVEENNRFAANQRVCLLRVKDPKEYFPKFLHFVVNRNQQLLAYDNGLDQTHLKKDWILKIRVPVPCPNNQNKSLEIQKRIVAILDKFKEHTKELAIELTRELKGRKAQHNFYREKLFSFNENEIQYLPMGNPSVGEFQRGKRFVKDDMIQDGVPCIHYGEMYTYYGTWANKSKSFLSKELVERKNLRIAVNGDVVIVAAGETIEDIGLGTAWLGEEGVVIHDACFSFRSPSLNPKFVAYFTRTKQFHDQIKKHISSGKISAINARGLEKVLIPVPSPEEQDRIVTILDKFDILTSSISEGLPKEIELRKKQYEYYRDLLLTFPKHNIEL; this is translated from the coding sequence ATGAATTATTTAGATAAAATATTAGGAGGTGTTGAAGTTGAATGGAAGGAGCTGGGTGAGGTGGTTCATTTTATTAATGCCAAACCTCATGAAAAGCTAGTAGATCCGAATGGTGATGTAGCGCTAATGACATCCAGATTTATTTCCACGGAAGGAAAGTTAGCACGATATGTAAAAAGCGAAAATGTATTGTCTCCTGCTTTAAAAAATGATGTGGCAATGGTAATGAGTGACTTACCGAATGGTAAGGCATTGGCGAAAACTTTTTTTGTTGAAGAAAATAACCGTTTTGCAGCAAATCAACGAGTTTGTTTGCTCCGAGTAAAAGACCCAAAGGAGTACTTTCCAAAATTTCTACACTTTGTTGTCAATCGCAATCAGCAGCTTTTAGCATATGATAATGGCTTAGATCAGACTCACTTAAAGAAGGATTGGATATTAAAGATTCGTGTCCCTGTCCCCTGTCCTAACAACCAAAATAAATCCCTGGAAATTCAAAAGAGAATTGTTGCTATTCTCGATAAGTTTAAAGAGCACACAAAAGAACTAGCAATAGAGTTAACAAGGGAGCTTAAAGGGCGTAAAGCACAGCATAATTTTTATCGGGAGAAATTGTTCAGTTTTAATGAAAACGAAATACAATACTTACCTATGGGGAATCCAAGTGTTGGTGAGTTTCAGAGAGGCAAACGGTTTGTAAAGGATGATATGATACAAGATGGTGTACCCTGCATACATTATGGGGAGATGTACACTTACTATGGAACTTGGGCAAACAAAAGCAAATCTTTTTTGAGTAAAGAATTAGTAGAAAGAAAAAATCTACGAATCGCTGTAAATGGCGATGTTGTGATTGTAGCTGCAGGAGAAACCATTGAGGACATTGGATTAGGAACGGCTTGGTTAGGTGAAGAAGGCGTTGTAATTCACGATGCTTGTTTTTCTTTCAGAAGCCCTTCTCTAAACCCGAAATTCGTAGCATACTTTACACGTACTAAACAATTCCACGACCAAATAAAAAAACATATTTCATCGGGTAAAATATCTGCCATCAATGCAAGAGGGTTAGAAAAGGTTTTAATACCTGTTCCTTCACCAGAGGAACAAGACCGTATTGTTACCATTCTTGACAAATTCGATATTTTGACTTCTTCTATTAGCGAAGGCTTGCCGAAAGAAATTGAGTTAAGGAAAAAGCAGTACGAATATTACCGTGATTTATTGCTAACATTTCCAAAACATAATATAGAGTTATAA
- a CDS encoding type I restriction-modification system subunit M, with product MTSTVQRQELQAKIWRIANDVRGSVDGWDFKQFVLGTLFYRFISENFTNYIEGGDESVNYAQLTDDVITPEIKDDAIKTKGYFIYPSQLFVNVAKTANTNPNLNTDLKAIFDAIESSANGYPSEPDIKGLFADFDTTSTRLGNTVESKNSTLAKVLKGIEELDFGPAWSGIEDNQIDLFGDAYEFLISNYAANAGKSGGEFFTPQHVSKLIAQLAMHKQDKVNKIYDPAAGSGSLLLQAKKHFDNHIIEEGFYGQEVNHTTYNLARMNMFLHNINYDKFNIALGNTLIDPHYGDEKPFDAIVSNPPYSIKWIGDDDPTLINDDRFAPAGVLAPKSKADFAFVLHALSYLSSKGRAAIVCFPGIFYRGGAEQKIRKYLVENNFVETIISLAPNLFYGTPIAVTILVLSKHKTENKTQFIDASGEEFFKKVTNNNVLTDKHIERIMEIFDSKEDIEYVAKTIDNSKIAENDYNLSVSSYVETKDHREQFDIAVLNAEVLKTVEKINKLRTEIDLIIKEIEA from the coding sequence ATGACAAGCACAGTACAAAGGCAGGAATTGCAAGCAAAAATATGGAGAATAGCCAACGATGTACGTGGCTCAGTAGATGGATGGGATTTTAAACAGTTTGTGTTGGGAACACTGTTCTATCGCTTTATTAGCGAAAACTTTACCAATTATATTGAAGGTGGTGATGAAAGCGTAAACTACGCGCAATTAACAGATGATGTAATAACACCAGAAATAAAAGACGATGCCATCAAAACCAAAGGCTACTTCATTTACCCAAGTCAGCTTTTTGTAAATGTTGCCAAAACAGCCAACACAAACCCGAATCTAAACACGGACTTAAAAGCGATTTTTGACGCTATTGAAAGTTCTGCAAATGGTTATCCATCTGAACCAGACATTAAAGGTTTGTTTGCCGACTTTGACACCACAAGCACTCGATTAGGAAATACAGTGGAAAGCAAGAACAGTACGTTGGCTAAAGTCTTAAAAGGAATTGAAGAGCTTGACTTTGGTCCCGCTTGGAGCGGGATAGAAGACAATCAAATTGACCTTTTTGGAGATGCTTATGAGTTTTTGATATCCAATTATGCAGCAAATGCAGGAAAATCGGGAGGTGAGTTTTTTACACCGCAACATGTTTCAAAACTCATTGCACAATTGGCAATGCACAAGCAAGACAAAGTAAACAAGATTTACGACCCTGCGGCTGGTTCAGGCTCTTTGCTGTTGCAAGCCAAAAAGCATTTCGACAACCATATTATTGAAGAAGGTTTTTATGGGCAAGAAGTAAATCATACTACTTACAACCTTGCTCGTATGAACATGTTTTTACACAACATCAATTACGACAAGTTTAATATTGCCCTTGGCAATACACTCATTGACCCACATTATGGAGATGAGAAACCTTTTGATGCCATTGTTTCTAATCCTCCTTACTCCATAAAATGGATTGGTGACGATGACCCAACGCTAATTAATGATGACCGTTTTGCACCTGCTGGTGTATTAGCTCCTAAATCAAAAGCAGATTTTGCTTTTGTGCTTCACGCTTTGAGTTATCTATCCAGTAAAGGCAGAGCAGCCATTGTTTGTTTCCCTGGTATCTTTTACCGCGGCGGTGCTGAACAGAAAATCAGAAAGTATTTAGTAGAAAATAATTTTGTTGAAACCATTATCTCTCTTGCTCCAAACTTATTCTATGGAACTCCAATTGCTGTTACAATTCTTGTTCTTTCAAAACATAAAACTGAAAACAAAACGCAGTTTATAGATGCCAGTGGTGAAGAATTCTTTAAGAAAGTAACCAATAACAATGTGCTTACTGATAAACACATTGAAAGAATTATGGAAATATTCGATAGCAAAGAAGATATTGAATATGTGGCTAAGACTATTGACAATTCTAAAATTGCCGAAAACGATTATAACCTATCCGTAAGCTCCTATGTGGAAACGAAAGACCACAGGGAGCAATTTGACATTGCGGTGTTAAACGCTGAGGTTCTAAAAACGGTAGAAAAGATTAATAAACTCCGTACTGAGATTGATTTAATAATAAAGGAAATTGAAGCATGA